One region of Labrus mixtus chromosome 1, fLabMix1.1, whole genome shotgun sequence genomic DNA includes:
- the LOC132975479 gene encoding uncharacterized protein LOC132975479 isoform X2, which yields MNTMEKKLADLIRDHPNLYDQSRRDYKDNHKGHFSWKEIAGSMGKSEEEVKLKWKNLRDKFCKAKKRMVKRSFPPLTGEENPVERPAPALYHQLAWLSAYVKPRGGAGMGETDEGAGSGDDQEKELEVKDEKEQHGPLPVVSTSFSLTEPCQNSDQEMGVSLNRKRRATTETTETNSAEALASLKDEDELFLLSLLPSLKRLTIKKRMEVRMKFQQILYAAEFED from the exons atgaacactATGGAAAAGAAGCTAGCGGACTTGATACGTGACCACCCGAATCTGTACGACCAGTCACGGCGAGACTACAAAGACAACCACAAGGGCCATTTCTCATGGAAAGAAATAGCCGGCAGCATGGGGAAGTCGGAGGAAGAGGTGAAGCTGAAATGGAAAAACTTACGCGACAAGTTCTGCAAAGCGAAGAAGCGAATGGTGAAGAGAAGTTTTCCTCCCCTGACAGGCGAAGAGAACCCAGTGGAGAGGCCTGCTCCAGCACTTTACCACCAGTTAGCCTGGCTCAGCGCCTATGTCAAACCCAGAGGTGGAGCAGGTATGGGGGAGACCGACGAG GGAGCTGGGAGTGGTGACGACCAGGAGAAGGAGTTAGAAGTTAAAGATGAGAAGGAGCAGCACGGCCCTCTACCTGTGGTTAGTACAAGCTTTTCCCTGACAGAGCCTTGTCAGAACAGCGACCAGGAGATGGGAGTCTCTCTTAACCGTAAAAGACGAGCCACCACAGAAACCACAGAGACAAATTCTGCAGAGGCCCTCGCCAGCCTCAAAGATGAAGACGAACTGTTTCTGCTTAGCCTTCTGCCCTCACTAAAGAGGCtcaccataaaaaaaagaatggaggTGCGGATGAAATTCCAGCAAATTCTTTATGCTGCAGAGTTTGAGGACTAA
- the LOC132975479 gene encoding uncharacterized protein LOC132975479 isoform X1, whose protein sequence is MPAVIKLLRRRSVLYCLSAVVVMENSDALSVLNGAFHFKILPDGTVDKSKVICILCQTELKYHRSTTSLRYHLRAKHTSAASHVVGQPLYQSWQGRCAPVDDVKQDRLTTALAKWVATDCRPVDIVEDSGLRDVLRLASCDQLYALPSQGTVVSRIQDLYDTEKNKLEVMKSASAVALVGDKWTPGAGSGDDQEKELEVKDEKEQHGPLPVVSTSFSLTEPCQNSDQEMGVSLNRKRRATTETTETNSAEALASLKDEDELFLLSLLPSLKRLTIKKRMEVRMKFQQILYAAEFED, encoded by the exons ATGCCAGCCGTCATTAAACTCcttagaagaagaagtgtgcTTTATTGTCTTTCTGCTGTTGTAGTGATGGAAAATAGCGACGCTTTATCGGTTTTGAACGGAGCGTTTCACTTTAAAATACTTCCCGACGGCACAGTTGACAAGTCTAAAGTCATATGCATTTTGTGTCAAACGGAATTAAAATATCACCGAAGTACTACCAGTTTGAGGTACCATCTACGAGCAAAGCATACAAGTGCAGCGAGTCATGTGGTAGGACAGCCGCTGTACCAGAGCTGGCAGGGCCGCTGCGCACCTGTGGATGACGTCAAACAGGACAGGTTAACTACGGCGCTTGCTAAGTGGGTGGCAACTGACTGCAGGCCAGTTGACATTGTGGAAGACTCTGGTCTACGGGACGTCCTCAGGTTGGCTAGTTGTGACCAGTTATATGCTCTACCGTCGCAGGGGACAGTCGTTTCACGCATACAGGACCTGTATGACACCGAGAAAAATAAACTGGAAGTCATGAAAAGTGCGAGTGCTGTCGCGTTAGTCGGAGATAAGTGGACGCCA GGAGCTGGGAGTGGTGACGACCAGGAGAAGGAGTTAGAAGTTAAAGATGAGAAGGAGCAGCACGGCCCTCTACCTGTGGTTAGTACAAGCTTTTCCCTGACAGAGCCTTGTCAGAACAGCGACCAGGAGATGGGAGTCTCTCTTAACCGTAAAAGACGAGCCACCACAGAAACCACAGAGACAAATTCTGCAGAGGCCCTCGCCAGCCTCAAAGATGAAGACGAACTGTTTCTGCTTAGCCTTCTGCCCTCACTAAAGAGGCtcaccataaaaaaaagaatggaggTGCGGATGAAATTCCAGCAAATTCTTTATGCTGCAGAGTTTGAGGACTAA